The segment ggaaaaccagtactgcgGATGAGAACTATATTAAAACTTCagcaaattaagagatacaaatactgcttgcctATTACTGGCAAAGCTTCgacgacctcccaatttctcctgctgagattccaccccgctactatcccaatgctatcactgcgcccttgctaacattgcaagttcttcacacaattcattcattgttttccaaatgccccctgaccctcttatatactactctcgttggaaaaccaacggctgagattaaaaacaactaaacaaccctaaccaaattggttgctagaagtttctaaaaagagtcaaataattaataagaattgtttgaactctaactacatttgttagcaaacaattatttactaattatttagcaaatgaacaaacagctgtccaagctaacaaactaacaaactaacagaCAAGCCATCATATATTTGTTTTGTGAGAAGATATCAGACCATCTGCAACAAAGCCAGAACCCAAACCTTCTAAAGCGAAATCAGTAGGTAGGGCATCGCCGTAATGGGGAGAAGAATTTCCTAAGGAAGGGGGATCACGTAAACAGAAAGCAGCCCTCTTATGTATGCTATTTGATGGAGACCCCAACAAACAACTACCTTTGAAATGAACAGGCAATGAAGCAGGCGAAGATACTGAGTTGTGCGAAGTCATTGCGAAATCTCTAAAAATATcatatcattcattcattcattcattctctctctcacacacatatatatccaatttaatttatatatattccaATTCAAAATTAAATGTCACTAATGTGTATcaacaatttcaaattttgattatttTACCTCTTTCACAGCAAACGTAGTTGCACTTCTTAACCCTCATTTAGCCTATTTTATAATATTTGTAATTTAGTAGATGATTTGATTCACCATCATCTTTAGTATATATCATAACTAATGACTTAAAAATAGAAATATTCATATGGACATATACAATTTAATACTATTTAAAAGAAAGAGTTGATACAATTTTCACCATTCATATTCATATGGACATATACAATTTAATACTATTTAAAAAAAAGAGTTGATACAATTTTCACAattcatattattattttaatacatATTAAATCTTTAATCAAATGTGTATAATACTCGTGAATGCCTCGAAAATAGTGAACTTTTCAATTAGAGACAAATCTCTTATATTTAAAAAGAGTATTGAATAAATAAGCTTTGATGGTTTCATTGTTGAATAATTGAAGTCACTTAAAATGAAAAGTATTGTGGGTCTATCACTTAGCATATCTAAACATCCCAAACCTCAAGACAACAATTTGTACCTATAAAACttgcatttcttttcaattttatttttattttttacatagcaAACTAATTGCCATATATATCAATATGgctattgcacaataaataatgaatgtgaTTGAATTAATATTTGAATTCAGATTTAGACGAAAACGCCTTTGCATTACTTTAAATTAAGACAAATTGAAGTTTAAAACTTGTATGTAGAATTTAAATCTTATACTTAATAGGATATCTTAAATTCTAATTTGCATTCTCTCAAAAAATTAACAATTTTTTGAActcatttttttaacaaaaaatatttttattgtataaaTTTTTCAAACTTATTTTTTTTACCATTTTCATTATCaattagaaattaaataaattttgccttttctctcaaatcaagatcatatttaatttaaattcaaatattatttaattattgaacTTTCATTAAAATAACTATATATTTACTTATTTTATAATTAAACAtttgataaatatataatatacatatatactttttttttaattGCAAAATTGATAGATAACAAGTGATTATAAATAACACGAAAAATAATACTTTAACAaactaaataaaaaaaatcttatgaatttGACTAATTCTATAATGGCAATGGGCCATTTTTGTTATTTTGCTAATTGTTTGGaagataaattttttattttatttttatgagatCTGTTGTGCACATGATCTTCATCTTTAACTTGATGTGCTAGATAAAGATTGTCGatatattttacatagattttaaaAAATATAGATATGTTAATTCTAATAATTATCACTATGAAAATAAAATTTCACGTATAAATAAGACACTGGAATACATACAATATACTTTACCATTAGAACAACTCACTGAAATACGTAAAAAGCTTATATAACAAacgtgaaaaaataaaaaaatgaaatatcaaaatagataagaaacagaAAACATGACAGAACTTGTATAACTATCATTAGTAAATATGATTATTGAAGTGATTTGCTAGATAACATAACAGAGCTCACGATATTAATTACTTTAAAAAAGTGGACATGTTAGAAAAGGAGATGATAAATACAGTTTTCAAAATATTAAGGGTAGGAGGTTAACCTCAAGGCAGGACGGGCAAGAAGGTCAACGCTCCTGGTTATGGTGGTTCCAAAGACTTCTGTCATATCCAAATCTCCTTCGACATCCCACTCAAAACAGTGAATAAGCTGAGCCAAAACAAGGTTGATGGTCACAATGGCCATGCCTGCTCCAGGACATCCTCTCCTTCCTGCTCCAAATGGCAACATATCAAACAAGTTTTTGTCCCTCACAATATCAACATTTTTACCCATAAATCTCTCTGGCTTGAATGCCAGAGGATCTTCCCACAAGGATGGATCTCTTCCAATGGCCCAGACATTAATGATAAGTCTACTTCTCTCAGGAATGAAGTATCCCACAAGGATGGATCTCTTCCAATGGCCCAGACATTAATGATAAGTCTACTTCTCTCAGGAATGAAGTATCTCCCAACTGTGCAATTTTGTGTGGATTCATGCGGACGCATCAAGGGTGCTAATGGATATAATCTCAATGTCTCCTTCACCACGCACTGCACATACTCCATGCTTCCTAAATCAAGCTCACTTACTGTTCTCTCTCTGCCTACCACTGATTCAATTTCTTCTTGCATTTTCTCTGCTACGTGGGGATTTTTAAGAATCACACTCATTGCCCAAGCTAATGTAGTAGAGGTCGTTTCAATTCCAGCCACGaagatatccttcaatatttggaAACATTTGTCAGGCGAGAAAACATAGCATCATGATAATATCAGCATTCAATTGTGTAGTCACTTGACTCAAATTTATTGATGTAGTGGCTAACATATATTTATTTCTCATTGGAATGAATGATTTACTTAACATTTAATAATACTAGAAAACATTCTTAATCATATAATTTTCTCAAATCAAATCCGCTTAGCTTGGTATCTCATTTGTTGATCCTGTTTCTTTGAGTTGAAATACTACTACAATAGACAATCTTCTTAAGATTCAAGATACTTTATAAATCATTACCTGTAaaatatgaattaatttaaatcaaaTAACTAAACAGTTAAATCCTGATATTGACAAACTGCTGAAAATACTTCCACTTCTAAAAATGTGGTATTGCATTATGAATAAGAAGAAAATATGTACAAACACAATGGCTTTAATGTTTTACTCTGTGATTTCCATTCCGTCGAAGCTCTTCATTTCCAAGAGCACGTCAATGATGTCCTTACTAGCAAGCTGCTGCTCATCATTCTGCTTTTGTAATTTCCTCTTGCGCCGCTGGTGCTCCTCTATTAGCTTGCTTATAACTTGGTCGATAGATTTGTGTGCCTTTTTCATGCGCCTCTTCACTCCTTGCAAGTCCAGCCAGTCTAAGCAAGGAATAAAGTCCCCGATATTAACAGCTCCTACTGAAGCTGCCAGCTCTGTTGCAATCTTCTTTATCTCTTCGCCATGACCATCCAGACGAGTGTCACCGTGAAAAGAAATTCTAGTACCGAAAATGATTCGCCACATGAATGTCTGCACAAGCCACGAAAACATGTTGGTGAGATTAACAGGAGTCTTACTCTGCCCAGACATCTCCCACACCGAACGAATAGTGAGAAGCGTTTCTTCCTCGTACGTACACATCTGAATGCCTCGATCCTATTGCTATTCAGCAATTCTACCACGCACAGTTTCCTCATGTGTCTCCAATAAGGCCCATAACGAGCAAATATCAGATCCTTGAAATTATAACCAATGTATTTTCGTCAGCAATATAAGGGTCGCCTGGCAAAAACTACATCGTGGGTTTTCAAGAATTCCTTCGCCATTGCTGAAGAAGAAACTACGACAGTGGGAACATAACCCATTTCAACAGCATAATAGGCCCATATTTCTTACCAAGTTCATGAAGATCACGATACGGAAGCCTTTTCAACTGGTTCAGGTTTCCTATAATAGGCCACGGAAACGGTCCATGGGGGCAATCTCAATCTCATTGTATTTTGCCTTTGCACACTAAATCTATACAAAACCCACAAGAAAACAATGAGTGCACATAGGTCGCTGTTGCAGGGGCATACGCACCGTCTTTTATCAAATTTGTGCCATGCAAAAATACCTGAAACACTAAGAAAGCCATGTTAGTCAAGTCTGGTTGTTTAACATTTATAAGCTTacaagtgtattcttagtgtgaccacacacattaaacaacatattaagcctaaaaaaTTTCCGTCAATTCTAGTGTCTAATACTTTTTAAGTCTAGAAAtgaaagcttagtgtgtgtggtttaagccaTTCCGTTGGCATTAGGCACCACTATAGTCGTTTTATTAAGTAGATACAACACCTTTAATGATGGATTTgtagatttttttaaaattgtgtgtATTGGTGTTTTGAATTAGGGCATGCAATCCGTTAttagaagaaaagaaaaccttTAATTCTACTTCATAGACATCCGTATATGTACAGTTTAGACTCGACGATCTCAAACGCAAGATAGATATTGGACAACCATATAAATGAACTCAAACAGTAATTTGCCAAAGCTAAAAGATTGCCACCACTTGCTAACCCATGTGGTGTCATAAACCTCTTAAATAAAGACGGGAACCCTAGCACACAAAAAAATACTGGCAAGCAGTAGAAGAAAAATATAAAGGCATATCTCCGTTCACTTGTTTTATTATTAGCTTTATGGTGCTAGCACGACTAATTATTGATGTAAATTTGTTTGTTCTATGGGGAAATATGCTTTTTGCTTTTTGTTCTTTTGGATTAGTCTTTTCTTATCGTTGTTGTTGCATTTAATTTTTGTAATTTGCATCTATTTTTAATACCAAAAGATGTAGATTTCTGATTTAAAAAATTAGCATCTTCCTAGGGGAGAGGAGCCAGAACGTGCGCGGGGTCTAAAATGTGCTATAGTATCGAGTCAATTAGGGGCCCATAGGTGTGTGCCTGACCACCCAAAATGTGTCATAACCATCTCCAAAATATACAAATTTTAAAATCAACTATCTCAAATGCAAGATAGATATTGGACAACCATATAAATGATCTCAACTATTGTAGTGTTAGGATAAAAAATAGTAACTTGCCAAAGCTAAAAGACTGCCACCACTTGCTAACCCATGTGGTGTCATAAACCTTTGAAATAATGATGGGAAtcccaatccaaaaaaaaatactGGCCATACCAAGGGGCCATGCAGAGGATAAAGTAGAAATGAGGCCAAATTCGCATGGTATAAGCATAATCAGGCCTTAATTAGGTATAGGGTTGCGAAcagtaaggtgagggccccaaatgtgggCAAAAttacaaaggggtgcaattttaggacactacaaaaaGTAATAGAATTCAAGACTTGATTGGGGTGGAGAGAAATTCCTTTACGAAGGAGGGGAATATCTATCAGATGATTGTTTCTCATTTTAGTTCCTTGCTTAATCCTTAACCTTGTTAGGATCCTTCTATTGTTGAGGCTTTTGTTAGGCTTGTCTAAGATATCCCTAACATTATTGGCCCTGCTAATTTGAATTTGTGAGAGTATTttttttgatgatgaaggaaaggcAATTGTCTTCTCCTTTGGGTCATTCAAATCCCCAAGTATAGAcagtttcttccttcttcttttttcaagatttataGGATATCGTGGGTCTAGATATCATCCTAGTTGCCAATGAATTTACGTTGTTGGTGACTATCCctaaagaaatcaataaaaatattattattttggtcCCTAATAAAATGGGTGCTAATTGAACATTTGATTTCAAGCCTATTAGTCTCTTTAATACACTGTATTAAATATTTTCAAAGCTTCTTGTTAATAGAATTAAGTTTTTCCTTGGTAAGCTGATCTGTGACAATTAGAAGAGCTTTGTTGTAGGTCATCAGATTTTTGATGTTGTTCTTGTAATCCATGAAATATTTCATTGTATGGAGAACAGTCAAAGAGAAGGCATGCTCCTGAAGCTGAATATTTCTAAAGCTTCCAATATGGTTTCATGGCCTCCTTTCTTTCCTTGGTGCTTAGTAAATTTGATTTTAGGGATACATTTTTAAGGTTGATTGAGGCCTGCTTCAAAACCCCTATGTATTTGGTGTTGATCAATGGTGCCCCCCAAGGATTCTTCTCTTCTTCAGGCGGTCTCAAACAAAGAGACCCCCTTTTccctttctcttcattctcatggcaGATGTTTTGGGACAAAATATTAATCTTTGTGTTTAGTAGGACATTCTTAAAGAGACTACATCATTTTCTTCCCCTTTTATGACCTCTCATCCACAATTTGTGGATGCCATCTTTTTTCTTGGTTTAGCTTTGGTGGAAGAAGATTAAGGATGGTGTGTTCTCCTCATTGATTATGCTCATGCTTCTAGTAAAAAAATCAACTTGGATAAGAGTGCTCTCTATTTTATGAGTGTCCCTATGCATATCTAGAGTTGAATTGCTACAATTTTGAAATATCATATTGCCAACTTTCCATCTTGTTATCGAGGCTTATGTTTAATTGTTAGGAAAGTGGAGGAGTCAGTTAGGACCGAGATCATTGAAATTTTTTAGAGGAAACTTATAGGTTGGAAAGGTGCAATTATAAGTAATGCCAGGAAACTTCAGTTACTTAAAGCCTCTCTCCAAAGTACCTCAATTTACCTCCTCTCCTCTTTTCATATTCTAGTAATAAGGGCCAAGAAGCTAgatcaaattcaaagaagatttctttggtctggggttgaaaggaaaaataggatttcTCTTCTTGATTGGGAAAAAGTTTTCTATAATAAAAGGTCAGGTGGACTAAGTATTAGAGATTCACATTCCCTAAACATGGCCCCATTGACGAAGATTTGGTGGAGGCTTTTGTCACAAGATTCTAATTGGTTGATAGTAATGAAGAACAAGTATCTTCTTGGAAGGGTCAATTATGCCTTTTTGGTCTCTGATATCCTTCCTAGAGGATCCCATGTCGAGAACAACCTTCTTAAGACTAAAGTGCTACTTCAAAAGGGTATTCTATGGAAGGTTTGAAATAGAAGCAatacataagattgtggaaagacCTGTGGTCCTCTATCCCCTTGGAATTTCAGCTCCTTTTTTTAGCTATTGAAAGAGAATTAACTATGAAATTTGGGATCTATCTTAGAGACTATTAGATTCCTAATTCTTCCCTTCCGGTGTGAAGGATCAACCTCTTAGAATTGGATCATTAGTAGAAAATGGTTGTTGTGGAGCTTCTTGGGATCCTTACTAATATCAAGTTTTTGAGATTAGATGAAGAAAATAAGTTAATCTAGGCCTACTCTAAATGTGGTAAGTACTCTATCAATTCAAGATTTTAAATTGTTGCTCCATCACCTGCCCTCTTTAATTGGTCAAATATTTGGAAGTCAAAAATGATTCTGAAGGTGTGTTTCTTCAGCTGGAAAGTTTTCCATGGTAAAATCCTTACTATTTTCTAGTTTGTGAATAGATGTGTATTATGTGAGGAGGAGGAAGAGAGTATTAGCCATATTATGTTTCACTATTCtttctcttggaatattagagaGGGAATAATTAGTGTCTTCTTGGTAGCTTGGATGTAGAATAGGGGTCCCAAAGAAAGCTCTTCTAGTTGGTCACCTCCATTGGCTCATACCCTCATTAGGGAACTATGGTGGTAGGCCTTCTTTCATATAGGGTGGAGTGTAtggaaaaaacaaaataaaaaaatatttagagATAGAAAAAACAACTAAGAATCTTTAGCCATCTCCATAGTTAACAATGTAAAAAAAATATGGGTTACTTTGTCAAAAACAAATACTCTCACCTACCCTCTTCCCTAGATTGGTAGTTTTCTAGAAGTTGGATTTTGGTGGATTCCCTTTCCAGCTTCATTTTTCctccttttggcttgaaaaatgctattAAATGGTTCCCCCTTCTATATTGGTTGGTTGAAATTGAGGCTCGTCAAGAGGTAACCCGAGTTGAGTGGGTGGGGGTGGGGTTATAAGGAGCTCAAATAGTAAAATGATTCTAGCCTACATGGCCAACCTTTGATTTCAAACCTCAAGATTTGTAAAGGTGGCAACAATCCATCATGGAATAGTCATCATGAAGGATAGAAGATATGAAATATTCATTGTTGATGGTGATTCTAAAAACAATATATTGATACTAAAAAAGAATCTAAACAAGATTGGAAATATAACAACTCATTTCCAAATGTCTTGATCGCCTCCCTATGCTTGGCCATGTCACAATTAATAACATGCAGTGAGAAGGTATTAAGTCAATGGATAGGCTAGCTAATCTTGGCCCATTTTCCAATCatattaaaatatggatggatttGCACAAAATTCTTGTTGATATTTGTGTCACTATCTTGGCTGATATAAGCCTTAATAATGCAAAATAATCTCAAGATCGCCTTTTTACTTCTTCTCACAACCACCTTATATGCCAATCATTTATTGTTTTGGTGGTGGGCCTTTAATTCTAGCATTCAATGGACTTTCCCAAATGTCGACCCGTGCTTTCCCTTTCTTACTTCTGGTTTTTTGATTCCTACTCTAGTTTTAGCCTCTACTTTTTCTGTGAATAATCTAGCAAAGGGTGGAAACCTAATCCAGACAAAACTAGACTGCTATAATGACTTCAAGAATAATGCAAAGTTGTAGCCAAAGGTGTTGAAGGACAATCCTGCAAACTATGTGGAAGGGATGCAGTGCTATGACTTGACCTTCTTTAAGCATTTTGCCCAGTTTTGGGTGAAAGACCAAGTTAAAATTTGAGGTGTGATATTTACGGTCTCTATGGAGACCATTATCATTGTTATTGGTGTATCCTTGGATAGAGTGATGCTCCCCAAAAATCCTATGGGGATTTACAAGGATGATTTTTAGAGGTTATTTATATCAAGTGAAGGTTTCTCGAGGCTTTAGAGCGGCTATAGAAGAGAAGATCTCCCTGGGGTTTGAAAAGACGTGGCGCTTATGCTCATGAAGTGTTTCATGCTAGACATGAGGTTCAAATTCTTTCACACCCAACTCTTCCCCACGTTGAACCATCTTAGGTATGGTATTAAAATGAATTTTTCATTCTAGGTTCGATCCTCTTTATCCCAGCCAGTTGTTTAAGCTAAAGCCAAGAATACTCTCCCTCTTCACCAAATTTTAATTCCGAGGCTTTATAAGTTTCATTTGGCTTTGACCACGTCTAGTGGGACCCCTTTGATCTCCTCTAACCCCATTTCTGATTCTAACCTGGTGGTGGAGCTTTTTGGAACCCTTTTACTAAGATTGACTCCAATTTGGCCTCCTTGTCTAAGTCTAAACAAATCCCTACCTGGTTCAATACTCTTCATGTGGCCAAATAGAAATATACCCATGCTCCCCCTCCTAACAAAAATGATTTGGTGGACTTTGAGGGGGAAGAAGAATCCAAGGATTCCTATTCTTCCTTGTCCATAGGTTTAGATTGGTCTATGGTTGGTTTTGTAGAGAAATCCCTATTTGCATCCCCCTTAGGTTCTACTTCCCCTGTCCAtggtgtttctaaacttaagctaGATTTCACTTCTCTGGCAGCTAAAGTTAGTTGGCTGGCTAAGGTTGTCAAAACACATGATGCAATTGTTCATTGGCTCCTTTCCTAGTTGAATGTGGCCAAGAAGAAGATGAACAGGTTGGAAGTAGTGGCAAAGGTGGAGACTTGTGGTGATAGTTGGTCTATGGAAGGAAAAGATGAGAGGGTTTGGAAGGCGGCCAAAGACATAGTTGGGCAACTGGAAAATTGAAATACCATGGAGTAGAAACTTAAAGAAATCAGTGCAAAAC is part of the Cryptomeria japonica chromosome 10, Sugi_1.0, whole genome shotgun sequence genome and harbors:
- the LOC131047640 gene encoding cytochrome P450 750A1-like, yielding MCTYEEETLLTIRSVWEMSGQSKTPVNLTNMFSWLVQTFMWRIIFGTRISFHGDTRLDGHGEEIKKIATELAASVGAVNIGDFIPCLDWLDLQGVKRRMKKAHKSIDQVISKLIEEHQRRKRKLQKQNDEQQLASKDIIDVLLEMKSFDGMEITE